From the genome of Pseudomonadota bacterium, one region includes:
- a CDS encoding cytochrome b N-terminal domain-containing protein: MAYGARPLLRACFMRAEALFNRAFGDKLNPFYHLGALAFFLFWLVVGSGLYLYACFDTSVEGAYRSVDALTHQQWFAGGILRSVHRYASDAMVVTMLIHLARYWAFDRLRGFRWFSWVTGVVLLWLVFAAGVNGYMLPWDKLAQFVTQASFEWLDWLPGFGGTLIRNFIYDHSVSNRLFSLLVFIHIGVPLLVLLLMWVHVQRVPKARTQPPRAIAVSVVVMLVVLALLRPVLSQGGAAQLDSAPVVLDFDWFLLALYPLVYVWPIGKVWALVIGASTVLLLAPWLPPRRAAAANAFQLTLHPGAATVTTRSGETLLEAGLRAGLKLPYECRAGGCGVCVCTVLNGRVDHGNYQPSALSAAMRARGQTLMCCATAEEDVEIEIDVDTLLTPGAAGDGPVLHATVSGIDTLAPDVRRLWLTLEGDRRLAFTAGQYINIVLDDGATRSYSFANAPHENARIELHVRRVEGGRFTEYAFERLRVGDTLNFEGPFGRFALHEGTSPILFIAGATGFAPIKSILEDAFARGIERPMYLYWGVRSRADLYMAAVAERWAAEHANFHFVPVLSAPAADDGWTGRRGLVHAAMLEDFPDMRGYELYACGSLNMIESAVPAFVAQGLDENACYSDAFLPAHATHGERP, from the coding sequence ATGGCCTACGGAGCCCGGCCATTGTTGCGGGCGTGCTTCATGCGCGCCGAGGCCTTGTTCAACCGCGCCTTCGGCGACAAGCTGAACCCCTTCTATCATCTCGGCGCCTTGGCCTTCTTCCTGTTCTGGCTGGTGGTCGGCAGTGGTCTGTATCTCTACGCGTGCTTCGATACCAGCGTCGAGGGCGCCTATCGCTCGGTCGATGCGCTGACCCACCAACAGTGGTTCGCCGGCGGCATATTGCGCAGCGTGCATCGCTACGCATCGGACGCCATGGTCGTCACCATGCTCATTCACCTCGCGCGCTACTGGGCCTTCGATCGACTGCGCGGTTTCCGCTGGTTTTCGTGGGTGACCGGCGTGGTGCTCTTGTGGCTGGTGTTCGCGGCGGGCGTCAATGGCTACATGCTGCCATGGGACAAGCTCGCGCAATTCGTCACCCAGGCGAGCTTCGAATGGCTGGACTGGCTGCCGGGTTTCGGCGGCACCTTAATCCGCAATTTCATTTACGACCACAGCGTGAGCAACCGACTGTTCTCGCTGCTGGTCTTCATTCACATCGGCGTGCCGCTGCTGGTCTTGCTGTTGATGTGGGTGCATGTGCAGCGTGTGCCCAAGGCGCGCACCCAGCCGCCGCGCGCTATCGCCGTCAGCGTGGTGGTGATGCTGGTGGTGTTGGCCCTGTTGCGACCGGTGCTCAGCCAGGGTGGCGCGGCGCAGCTCGACAGCGCACCGGTGGTGCTCGACTTCGACTGGTTCCTGCTCGCGCTCTACCCGCTGGTGTACGTGTGGCCGATAGGCAAGGTGTGGGCCCTGGTGATCGGCGCGAGCACGGTGTTGCTGCTCGCGCCCTGGCTGCCGCCGCGTCGCGCCGCCGCCGCCAATGCATTCCAGCTCACGCTGCATCCGGGCGCCGCGACCGTCACCACCCGCAGTGGTGAGACGCTGCTCGAGGCGGGCCTGCGTGCCGGCCTCAAACTGCCCTACGAATGCCGCGCCGGTGGTTGCGGTGTGTGCGTATGCACGGTGTTGAATGGCCGTGTCGATCATGGCAACTACCAGCCCTCGGCCCTGAGCGCGGCGATGCGCGCACGCGGTCAGACGCTCATGTGCTGCGCCACCGCCGAGGAGGATGTCGAAATTGAAATCGACGTCGACACCCTGCTGACGCCTGGCGCGGCCGGCGACGGGCCGGTCCTGCACGCGACGGTCAGCGGCATCGACACGCTGGCGCCGGATGTGCGCCGCCTGTGGTTGACGCTGGAAGGCGATCGGCGACTTGCTTTCACCGCCGGTCAGTACATCAATATCGTGCTCGACGACGGCGCGACGCGTTCCTATTCCTTTGCCAATGCTCCCCACGAAAACGCGCGTATCGAATTGCACGTGCGGCGGGTCGAGGGCGGACGCTTCACCGAGTACGCTTTCGAGCGTCTGCGCGTCGGTGACACGCTGAACTTCGAGGGACCCTTCGGGCGCTTTGCCCTGCATGAGGGCACCAGCCCCATCCTGTTTATCGCCGGCGCCACCGGTTTCGCGCCGATCAAGAGCATTCTCGAAGATGCCTTCGCGCGTGGCATCGAGCGGCCCATGTACCTGTACTGGGGCGTGCGCTCGCGGGCCGATCTCTACATGGCGGCAGTGGCCGAGCGCTGGGCCGCCGAGCATGCCAACTTTCATTTCGTGCCGGTATTGTCGGCGCCGGCGGCAGACGATGGTTGGACGGGGCGGCGCGGCCTGGTGCACGCGGCCATGCTGGAAGACTTTCCCGACATGCGCGGCTACGAGCTCTACGCGTGTGGCTCGCTCAACATGATCGAAAGCGCCGTGCCGGCCTTCGTGGCGCAAGGCCTGGACGAGAACGCCTGCTATTCCGATGCCTTTCTGCCCGCCCACGCCACCCACGGGGAGCGGCCATGA
- a CDS encoding Crp/Fnr family transcriptional regulator: MTTKQVNPDEIRGLPLFAGLDEEQLNLIARHTGVVELRRGQPLFRNGDPAVNFFYLQRGQLKLTRSSFDGDEKVISVVRAGQTFAEAALFMEAPGGYPVSAIGIEESRVLALPGEVIKKLLRNSPETCFRVMAVMSVRLRELVLQIDELTLHNATHRLASYLLSRLPDGANSEPGSDIRLVTPKVVIASRLSIQPETFSRILARLRDEGLVASEGSSIVVKDVTGLRRLVQP; encoded by the coding sequence ATGACGACGAAACAGGTCAATCCCGACGAGATCCGCGGTCTGCCGCTGTTCGCCGGGCTCGATGAAGAACAATTGAACCTGATCGCCCGCCACACCGGTGTCGTCGAACTGCGACGCGGCCAGCCGCTGTTCCGTAACGGCGATCCGGCCGTCAATTTCTTCTACCTGCAGCGCGGGCAGTTGAAGCTCACCCGTTCGTCCTTCGACGGCGACGAGAAAGTCATCTCGGTGGTGCGTGCGGGCCAGACCTTCGCCGAGGCCGCATTGTTCATGGAGGCGCCCGGCGGTTACCCGGTGAGCGCTATCGGCATTGAAGAGAGCAGGGTGCTGGCGCTGCCCGGCGAAGTGATCAAGAAGCTGCTGCGCAATTCCCCCGAGACCTGCTTTCGCGTCATGGCGGTGATGAGCGTGCGCCTGCGCGAACTGGTGCTGCAGATAGACGAACTGACGCTGCACAACGCCACTCACCGGCTCGCGTCTTACCTGTTGTCACGCCTGCCGGACGGCGCGAATTCCGAACCGGGCAGCGATATCCGGCTCGTGACGCCGAAGGTGGTGATTGCCTCGCGGTTGTCAATTCAACCGGAAACTTTCTCGCGCATACTCGCGCGGCTGCGCGACGAAGGCCTGGTGGCAAGCGAAGGCTCGAGCATCGTGGTCAAGGATGTGACCGGTTTGCGGCGCTTGGTTCAGCCGTGA
- the gltX gene encoding glutamate--tRNA ligase gives MTIVTRFPPSPTGDLHIGSARTALYNWLYARRHGGRMVLRMEDTDRERSTQAAVDVIMDGMAWMGLDYDEGPYYQTQRFDRYKEVIDDLLARGKAYRCYCSRERLDELRAAQMAAKDKPRYDGLCRNHPNPDNGNPPVVRLATPLDGAVVIDDRVRGAVTIQNCELDDLIIARSDGSPTYHLSVVVDDIDMGITHVVRGDDHLNNTPRQIHILEAIGAKRPVYAHIPMINGSDGKKLSKRHGAVSVLAYRDDGILPQALLNYLARLGWSHGDQEIFSREEMIAAFDIEDINKSAATFDLDKLLWLNQHYIQHMPLDELVAHARPYFNQAGLDTGDAAQLAAVVDAQRTRAKTLVEMADKSRPFFGELTSLDEEAMAKHLTPPLATPLRDLRDRLLGHQPWQAASLHALVESVAAAHDMKLGKIAQPLRVAVTGFAASPAIDITLQLVGREQCITRLDGALAYIASRTDPA, from the coding sequence ATGACCATCGTCACCCGTTTTCCGCCCAGCCCGACCGGCGACCTGCATATCGGCAGCGCCCGTACCGCCCTCTACAACTGGCTGTACGCGCGTCGTCACGGCGGCCGCATGGTGCTGCGCATGGAGGATACCGATCGCGAGCGTTCCACCCAGGCGGCGGTCGATGTGATCATGGACGGCATGGCCTGGATGGGCCTCGACTACGACGAGGGCCCGTACTACCAGACCCAGCGCTTCGATCGCTACAAGGAAGTCATCGACGATCTCTTGGCGCGCGGCAAGGCCTACCGCTGTTACTGCAGTCGCGAGCGTCTGGACGAACTGCGCGCCGCGCAGATGGCGGCCAAGGACAAGCCGCGTTACGACGGCCTGTGTCGCAATCACCCCAACCCCGACAATGGCAACCCGCCGGTGGTGCGTCTCGCCACACCGCTGGACGGCGCCGTGGTCATCGACGACCGCGTGCGCGGCGCGGTGACCATCCAGAACTGCGAACTCGATGACCTCATCATCGCGCGCTCCGACGGCAGCCCGACCTATCACCTCTCGGTGGTGGTGGACGACATCGACATGGGCATCACCCATGTGGTGCGCGGCGACGATCATCTCAACAACACGCCGCGACAGATCCACATTCTCGAGGCGATCGGCGCCAAGCGTCCGGTCTATGCGCATATTCCGATGATCAACGGCAGCGACGGCAAGAAGCTGTCGAAACGCCACGGCGCGGTGAGCGTGCTGGCCTATCGCGACGACGGCATCCTGCCGCAGGCCTTGCTCAACTACCTCGCGCGGCTCGGCTGGTCCCATGGCGATCAGGAGATCTTCTCGCGCGAAGAAATGATCGCGGCCTTCGATATCGAAGACATCAACAAGTCCGCCGCGACCTTCGATCTCGACAAGCTGCTGTGGCTGAACCAGCACTACATCCAGCACATGCCGCTGGATGAGCTGGTCGCTCATGCGCGGCCGTATTTCAACCAGGCGGGCTTGGACACCGGCGATGCGGCGCAGCTCGCCGCGGTGGTCGACGCGCAGCGCACCCGCGCCAAGACCTTGGTCGAGATGGCGGACAAGAGCCGCCCGTTCTTCGGCGAACTGACCAGCCTGGACGAGGAGGCGATGGCCAAGCACCTGACGCCACCGCTTGCCACGCCCTTGCGCGACTTGCGCGATCGGCTGCTCGGTCACCAGCCTTGGCAGGCCGCGAGTCTGCATGCCTTGGTGGAAAGCGTCGCCGCCGCCCACGACATGAAGCTCGGCAAAATCGCCCAGCCGCTGCGCGTGGCCGTGACCGGCTTCGCCGCCTCACCCGCGATCGACATCACCCTGCAACTGGTCGGCCGAGAGCAATGCATCACGAGGCTCGATGGCGCGCTCGCATACATCGCGTCCCGCACAGATCCGGCTTGA
- a CDS encoding HIT family protein, whose product MPDTKPCIFCHLDRPILAESELALAFADAYPVSPGHTLIVPKRHVRTIFDTTPEEYAACFALAREVKDLLEASHQPQGFNLGVNCEEAGGQSVWHAHLHLIPRYTGDSPDPLGGVRNVIPRKRKPAPDSAP is encoded by the coding sequence ATGCCCGACACCAAACCCTGCATCTTCTGCCACCTCGACCGGCCCATCCTCGCCGAGTCCGAGCTGGCCCTGGCCTTCGCCGATGCCTACCCGGTCTCGCCCGGCCATACCTTGATCGTGCCGAAGCGCCATGTGCGCACCATCTTCGATACCACGCCCGAGGAATACGCCGCCTGTTTTGCGCTGGCGCGCGAGGTCAAAGACCTGCTCGAGGCCAGCCATCAACCTCAGGGCTTCAATCTCGGTGTGAACTGCGAAGAGGCGGGCGGCCAGTCGGTGTGGCATGCCCACCTGCACTTGATCCCGCGCTATACGGGTGACAGTCCCGACCCGCTGGGCGGCGTGCGCAACGTCATTCCGCGTAAACGGAAGCCGGCGCCCGATTCAGCCCCCTGA
- a CDS encoding trypsin-like peptidase domain-containing protein produces MMGHPSEPAAPLFNVNLHSFRVARLEVFARDTAAPLGEATGFFCRFQGRTFLVTNWHVVSGRHFQTRQALHRSRALPGTLTVHAHVMRARDTAGVPSASTAFRMPLLGDDGRPRWHEHPLFGADIDVIALDIGGALPLGTEVCPIDLERELAAEARLAVMDQAFVTGFPLRASTTPNSLPIYKSGTIASEPAVFDSQPRIYIDGKTKTGMSGSPVMVKRGLGEGRASHDDLRFIGVYSGRDRQEPSEFEAELGIVWPFRECLLPILESCLKERLRPASGG; encoded by the coding sequence ATGATGGGCCACCCAAGCGAGCCGGCCGCGCCCTTGTTCAACGTCAACCTGCATTCCTTCCGCGTCGCGCGGCTCGAAGTCTTCGCGCGCGATACCGCCGCGCCGCTAGGCGAGGCCACCGGCTTTTTCTGCCGCTTCCAGGGCCGCACCTTCCTGGTCACCAACTGGCACGTGGTGTCCGGCCGTCATTTCCAGACGCGCCAGGCCCTGCATCGCTCGCGCGCCCTGCCAGGTACTCTGACCGTGCATGCCCACGTGATGCGCGCTCGCGACACCGCCGGTGTGCCCTCGGCGTCGACCGCCTTTCGCATGCCCCTGCTCGGCGACGACGGCCGCCCGCGCTGGCACGAACATCCGCTGTTCGGTGCCGACATCGACGTCATCGCGCTCGACATCGGCGGCGCCCTGCCGCTCGGTACCGAGGTCTGCCCCATCGATCTCGAACGCGAACTGGCCGCCGAGGCGCGCCTGGCGGTGATGGACCAGGCCTTCGTCACCGGCTTTCCGCTGCGCGCCAGCACCACGCCCAACAGCCTGCCGATTTACAAGAGCGGCACCATCGCCTCGGAACCGGCGGTGTTCGATTCCCAACCACGCATCTACATCGACGGCAAGACCAAGACCGGCATGTCCGGCTCGCCGGTGATGGTCAAGCGCGGCCTCGGCGAGGGCCGCGCCAGCCACGACGACCTGCGCTTCATTGGCGTCTACTCGGGGCGCGATCGCCAAGAGCCCTCGGAGTTCGAAGCGGAACTCGGCATCGTGTGGCCGTTCCGCGAGTGCCTGCTGCCGATCCTGGAATCCTGCCTTAAGGAGCGCCTGCGTCCCGCCTCAGGGGGCTGA
- a CDS encoding elongation factor G gives MTDLTRYRNIGIFAHVDAGKTTTTERILKLTGKIHKIGEVHDGATTTDFMDQERERGITIQSAATTCFWNDHRLNIIDTPGHVDFTIEVYRSLKVLDGGVGVFCGSGGVEPQSETNWRYANDSKVARIIYVNKLDRTGADFYRVVDQVEKVLGARPIVMVLPIGFEDSFKGVVDLLTRKAWIWDDSGDPMKYRLEDVPADMKDKVEEWRQKLIEIAVEQDDDVMTAYLEGEEPDIDTIKRCIRTGTIKLDFFPTFCGSSFKNKGVQLVLDGVVDYLPNPMEVNPQPEVDLEGNETGKFAIVDADRPLRALAFKIMDDRYGALTFLRLYSGRIEKGVTVLNTYTGKTERIGRIVEMHADSRNDVESAQAGDIVAVLGMKNVQTGHTLADPKDPATLEPMVFPAPVISIAVSPKDKAGSEKMGIALGKMIAEDPSFHVETDEESGECILKGMGELHLDIKVDILRRTHGVEVVVGKPQVAYRETITQRVEFSYTHKKQTGGSGQYAKIDYIVEPGETGTGFEFQSKVTGGNVPREYWPAVEKGFENSIVEGVLAGYPLLDVKFTLIDGAFHAVDSSALAFEIAAKAAYRQTVPKAQPQLLEPIMKVDVFTPDAHVGDVIGDLNRRRGMIKAQESGVLGVRIKAEAPLGEMFGYIGDLRTMTSGRGQFSMEFSHYSPCPRNIADEVIKEAKERKANK, from the coding sequence ATGACAGACCTCACACGCTACCGGAACATCGGCATTTTCGCCCACGTCGACGCGGGCAAGACCACGACCACCGAGCGCATCCTCAAACTGACCGGCAAGATCCACAAGATCGGCGAAGTGCACGACGGCGCCACCACCACCGACTTCATGGACCAGGAACGTGAGCGCGGCATCACCATCCAGTCGGCCGCCACCACCTGCTTCTGGAACGACCATCGTCTGAACATCATCGACACTCCCGGGCACGTCGACTTCACCATCGAGGTCTATCGTTCGCTCAAGGTGCTGGACGGCGGCGTGGGCGTATTCTGCGGTTCCGGCGGCGTGGAACCGCAGTCCGAAACCAACTGGCGTTATGCCAACGATTCCAAGGTCGCACGCATCATCTACGTGAACAAGCTCGATCGTACCGGCGCTGATTTCTATCGCGTCGTCGACCAGGTCGAAAAGGTGCTGGGCGCGCGCCCGATCGTGATGGTGCTGCCCATCGGCTTCGAAGACAGCTTCAAGGGCGTGGTCGATCTGCTGACCCGCAAGGCCTGGATCTGGGACGACTCCGGCGACCCGATGAAGTACCGCCTCGAAGACGTGCCGGCCGACATGAAGGACAAGGTCGAAGAGTGGCGCCAGAAGCTCATCGAAATCGCCGTCGAGCAGGATGACGACGTCATGACCGCCTATCTCGAAGGCGAAGAGCCGGACATCGACACCATCAAGCGCTGCATCCGCACCGGCACCATCAAGCTCGACTTCTTCCCGACCTTCTGCGGCTCTTCGTTCAAGAACAAGGGCGTGCAGCTGGTGCTGGACGGCGTGGTCGATTACCTGCCGAACCCGATGGAAGTGAACCCGCAGCCGGAAGTGGACCTGGAAGGCAACGAGACCGGCAAGTTCGCCATCGTCGACGCCGACCGTCCCTTACGCGCACTGGCATTCAAGATCATGGACGACCGCTACGGCGCCCTGACCTTCCTGCGTCTCTACTCGGGGCGCATCGAGAAGGGCGTGACGGTGTTGAACACCTACACCGGCAAGACCGAGCGTATCGGCCGTATCGTCGAAATGCATGCCGACTCGCGTAACGACGTCGAGTCCGCGCAGGCCGGTGACATCGTCGCCGTGCTCGGCATGAAGAACGTGCAGACCGGTCACACCCTGGCCGATCCGAAGGACCCGGCGACCCTCGAGCCGATGGTGTTCCCGGCGCCCGTGATTTCGATCGCCGTGTCGCCCAAGGACAAGGCCGGTTCCGAGAAGATGGGCATCGCGCTCGGCAAGATGATTGCCGAAGACCCGTCCTTCCACGTCGAGACCGACGAAGAGTCCGGCGAGTGCATCCTGAAGGGCATGGGCGAATTGCATCTCGACATCAAGGTCGACATCCTGCGTCGTACCCATGGCGTGGAAGTGGTGGTCGGCAAGCCGCAGGTGGCCTACCGCGAAACCATCACCCAGCGCGTCGAATTCTCCTACACCCACAAGAAGCAGACCGGTGGTTCGGGTCAGTACGCCAAGATCGACTACATCGTCGAGCCGGGCGAGACCGGCACCGGTTTCGAGTTCCAGTCCAAGGTCACCGGCGGTAACGTGCCGCGTGAATACTGGCCGGCGGTGGAGAAGGGTTTCGAGAACAGCATCGTCGAAGGCGTGCTGGCGGGTTACCCGTTGCTCGACGTCAAGTTCACGCTGATTGACGGCGCCTTCCACGCGGTCGACTCCTCGGCGCTGGCCTTCGAAATCGCGGCCAAGGCGGCTTACCGTCAGACCGTGCCGAAGGCGCAGCCGCAACTGCTCGAGCCGATCATGAAGGTCGACGTGTTCACGCCCGATGCCCACGTCGGTGACGTCATCGGTGACTTGAACCGCCGTCGCGGCATGATCAAGGCGCAGGAATCCGGCGTGCTGGGCGTGCGCATCAAGGCCGAAGCGCCGCTGGGTGAAATGTTCGGCTACATCGGCGACCTGCGTACCATGACTTCCGGTCGTGGCCAGTTCTCGATGGAGTTCTCGCACTACTCGCCGTGCCCGCGCAACATCGCGGACGAGGTGATCAAGGAAGCGAAGGAGCGCAAGGCCAACAAGTAG
- the pepN gene encoding aminopeptidase N yields MLNPTPQTTYLKDYRPPAYLITEVMLDIDIQGDATVVRATLSVERNAGADADAPLVLNGDSLELLGIALDGRELGADDYRLDAEQLVVARVPARFTLDTVVRIDPEHNTQLMGLYASQDGYFTQCEAEGFRRITWFIDRPDVMARYTTVIHADRARFPLLLSNGNLDASGEEAGGRHWARWVDPFPKPSYLFALVAARLDERESDFVTASGRQVKLKLFVEPGKLDQCAFAMEALQAAMRWDEEVFGLELDLDQYMVVAVGDFNMGAMENKGLNIFNTKYVLARADTATDMDFMMLDRVVAHEYFHNWTGNRVTCRDWFQLSLKEGLTVFRDQQYGGDRYSHAVQRIQEVRVLRAAQFPEDAGPMAHPIRPESFIEISNFYTATVYNKGAEVVRMIHTLIGAERFRAGMDLYFKRHDGQAVRTEDFVAAMQDASGVDLGLFQRWYGQAGTPHVQVSGSYDAATRRYTLQLEQSCAPTPGQPHKLPFQIPIALALLDQAGRELPLRLGGERAAAGTSRVLSLCEAREQWVFEDVDVAPVPSLLRGFSAPVVLRFDYSAAELAHLMAHDGDPFNRWEAGQRLALDVLLAAIADIRAARAPRWPDDFIAACGRVIADAAHDPAFAAEALSLPAAGYIAEQMDEVDADAIYSARLALRQHLAARFEHEWRRLYMSNVVAGPYSPDAASAGRRSLRNLALGFLMELETPEIHALALTQLKDADNMTDAMAALSALANSDCAERVEALRWFYEKWQGEPLVVDKWFTVQASSRLPDTLAEVRALLQHPAFDMRNPNKVRAVIGAFCQGNHVRFNAADGSGYAFAAAQVIALDPHNAQVAARMARSFDRWRKFDAGHQAHAEAALMRIRDTAGLSKDTFEVVSRALA; encoded by the coding sequence ATGTTGAATCCCACGCCCCAGACCACCTATCTCAAGGACTATCGTCCACCGGCCTACCTCATCACCGAGGTGATGCTGGATATCGATATCCAAGGTGACGCGACGGTGGTCCGCGCGACGCTCAGTGTCGAACGCAATGCCGGCGCCGACGCCGACGCGCCGCTGGTGCTGAACGGCGACAGCCTCGAGCTGCTCGGCATCGCGCTCGACGGGCGCGAGCTCGGCGCCGATGACTACCGGCTCGACGCCGAACAGCTCGTCGTCGCGCGCGTGCCGGCGCGCTTCACGCTCGACACCGTGGTGCGTATCGATCCCGAGCACAACACGCAGCTCATGGGGCTCTATGCTTCACAGGACGGCTATTTCACGCAATGCGAGGCGGAAGGCTTTCGACGCATCACCTGGTTCATCGACAGGCCGGACGTGATGGCGCGCTACACCACCGTCATTCACGCCGATCGCGCGCGCTTTCCATTGCTGCTCTCCAACGGCAATCTCGACGCCAGCGGCGAAGAGGCCGGCGGCCGGCACTGGGCGCGCTGGGTCGATCCTTTTCCCAAGCCCTCTTACCTGTTTGCGCTGGTCGCCGCGCGGCTCGACGAGCGCGAAAGCGATTTCGTGACCGCTTCGGGACGCCAGGTCAAACTCAAACTGTTCGTTGAACCCGGCAAGCTCGACCAATGCGCGTTCGCGATGGAAGCCTTGCAGGCGGCAATGCGCTGGGACGAAGAAGTGTTCGGTCTCGAGCTCGATCTCGACCAGTACATGGTCGTCGCCGTCGGCGACTTCAACATGGGCGCGATGGAGAACAAGGGCCTCAACATCTTCAACACCAAGTACGTGCTGGCGCGCGCCGATACCGCCACCGACATGGACTTCATGATGCTGGACCGCGTGGTCGCCCATGAATACTTCCACAACTGGACCGGCAACCGCGTCACCTGCCGTGACTGGTTCCAGCTCAGCCTGAAAGAAGGCCTGACGGTGTTCCGCGATCAGCAATACGGCGGCGACCGTTACTCCCATGCCGTGCAACGCATCCAGGAAGTGCGCGTGCTGCGCGCCGCGCAGTTCCCCGAGGATGCCGGCCCCATGGCCCATCCGATCCGGCCCGAGTCCTTCATCGAGATCAGCAATTTCTACACCGCCACCGTCTACAACAAGGGCGCGGAAGTGGTGCGCATGATCCACACCCTGATCGGCGCCGAGCGCTTCCGCGCCGGCATGGATCTCTATTTCAAGCGCCACGACGGCCAGGCGGTGCGCACCGAGGATTTCGTCGCCGCCATGCAGGACGCATCCGGCGTCGACCTGGGCCTGTTCCAACGCTGGTATGGCCAGGCTGGCACGCCACACGTGCAGGTCTCCGGCAGCTACGATGCGGCCACGCGTCGTTATACCTTGCAGCTCGAGCAGAGCTGCGCACCCACCCCCGGCCAGCCGCACAAGCTGCCCTTCCAGATCCCGATAGCGCTGGCGCTGCTCGACCAGGCAGGCCGCGAACTGCCGCTGCGCCTTGGCGGCGAGCGCGCGGCCGCCGGCACCAGCCGTGTGCTGTCGCTGTGCGAGGCGCGCGAGCAATGGGTGTTCGAAGACGTCGACGTCGCACCGGTACCTTCGCTGCTGCGCGGCTTCTCCGCGCCGGTGGTGCTGCGGTTCGATTACAGCGCCGCCGAGCTCGCCCATCTCATGGCCCACGACGGCGATCCGTTCAATCGCTGGGAAGCCGGGCAGCGACTCGCGCTCGACGTGCTGCTCGCCGCCATCGCCGACATCCGCGCCGCGCGCGCGCCGCGCTGGCCGGACGATTTCATCGCCGCCTGCGGACGCGTGATCGCCGACGCCGCCCACGACCCGGCCTTCGCCGCGGAAGCCCTGAGCCTGCCCGCCGCCGGCTATATCGCCGAGCAGATGGACGAAGTCGACGCCGACGCCATTTACAGCGCGCGCCTGGCGCTGCGTCAGCATCTCGCTGCCCGCTTCGAGCACGAATGGCGCCGCCTGTACATGAGCAACGTGGTGGCCGGCCCCTACTCGCCCGATGCAGCCTCGGCCGGACGTCGCAGCCTGCGCAATCTCGCGCTCGGCTTCCTCATGGAACTCGAGACACCGGAGATTCACGCACTGGCGCTGACGCAATTGAAGGACGCCGACAACATGACCGACGCCATGGCAGCGCTGAGTGCGCTCGCCAACAGCGATTGCGCCGAGCGCGTCGAGGCGCTGCGCTGGTTCTACGAGAAGTGGCAGGGCGAACCGCTGGTGGTCGACAAGTGGTTCACGGTGCAGGCCAGTTCACGCCTGCCCGACACGCTCGCGGAAGTGCGAGCCCTGCTCCAGCACCCGGCCTTCGACATGCGCAATCCCAACAAGGTGCGCGCCGTCATCGGGGCGTTCTGCCAGGGCAACCACGTGCGATTCAATGCCGCCGACGGTTCGGGCTACGCCTTCGCCGCCGCGCAGGTCATCGCCCTCGACCCGCACAACGCGCAGGTCGCGGCGCGCATGGCGCGCTCCTTCGATCGCTGGCGGAAGTTCGACGCCGGGCACCAGGCCCATGCCGAGGCGGCCTTGATGCGCATACGCGATACGGCGGGCTTGTCGAAGGATACCTTCGAGGTGGTGTCGCGGGCGCTGGCCTGA
- a CDS encoding EthD family reductase codes for MYKVVGIIKRPQGMEFEAFKTWWLTEHAPKVKKWPGLVKYHINLCTTPDQAFDGMAEVWFKTRADMDAVFHTPEGQYARDGATVTASNIAILLTEEHVIVE; via the coding sequence ATGTACAAAGTCGTCGGCATCATCAAGCGCCCCCAGGGCATGGAGTTCGAAGCGTTCAAGACCTGGTGGCTCACCGAGCACGCGCCCAAGGTCAAGAAATGGCCGGGGCTGGTGAAGTACCACATCAATCTGTGCACCACGCCGGACCAGGCTTTCGATGGCATGGCCGAAGTGTGGTTCAAGACCAGGGCGGACATGGATGCGGTGTTCCACACGCCGGAAGGTCAATACGCACGCGACGGCGCCACCGTCACCGCTTCCAACATCGCCATTCTCCTCACTGAAGAACACGTCATCGTCGAGTAA